GGGCAAGGCGAAGCGCACGGCCTGCGCATCGGGATTGGCGAGCAGCAGCAGGCGCTCGCGGCCGTCGCCCAGCAGCGCGGCCACGGTGGATTGGCAGCCGTCGTTCCACTCGTGCTCGCGCATCTCATGGCCATCGGGATGGAACCATCGCAAGGTAGCGGCGCCCTGCGCAGGAGGAGGTTCGGGAACGCAGCCCGGCGCTGTAAACCACTGGGCATGACGCAGCAGCGGATGCGCGCGTCGCAGCCGCGTCAGTTCGGCGGTGAAGGCGATCAGCGCCTCGTCGGCCTGCGGCCAGTCGAGCCAGCCGATCTCGTTGTCCTGGCAGTACGCGTTGTTGTTGCCGCCCTGCCCGTTGCCGAACTCGTCGCCCGAGTACAGCATCGGCGTGCCCTGCGACAGCAGCAGCGTCGCGAGCATCCCGCGGCGGGCGCGCTCGCGGGCCTCGCGGATGGCGGGGTCGTCGGTCGGCCCCTCGACGCCGAAGTTGCCGCAGAGCTCGCCGTCGCGGCCGTCGCGGTTGTCCTCGCCGTTGGCCTCGTTGTGCTTGCGGCTGTAGCTGACGAGGTCGTTCAGCGTGTAGCCGTCGTGCACGGCCAGGAAGTTGACCGCCGCGAGCGGCGAGCGCTGCCGCCACTCGTCGCCCCGCCCTTGCGGATGGAAGACGTCGCTCGAGGCGGTGAAGCGCCGCGCGAACTCACCGCGGGTGACCGCCTGGCCGTCCGGACCGTGACCGAGCCAGAAGCCGCGCGCCGCATCGCGGAACTTGTCGTTCCACTCCATGAAGCGGCCCGGGAAGCGCCCGAGCTGATAGCCGTCCGGACCGGCGTCCCAGGGCTCGGCGATCAGGTGGACCTGCGAGAGCAGCGGGTCCTGCCGCAGCGCCGTGTAGAACGCCGCCTGCGGATCGTGTCCCGCGGCCGTGCGCCCGAGCACCGGCGCGAGGTCGAAGCGGAAGCCGTCGACGCCCATCTCGCCGACCCAGAAGCGCAGCGAGTCCAGCACCAGCTGCGCCACGCGCGGATGCTCGACGTTGACGGTGTTGCCGCAGGCGGTGAGGTTCTCCATCCGCGAGGGATCGTCGGCCTGCAGCCGGTAGTAGCTCTTCTGGTCGAGCCCGCGCAGCGAGAGCGTCGGGCCCCATTCGTTGCCTTCGGGGGTGTGGTTGTAGACGACGTCGAGCACCACTTCGAGCTCGGCCTCGTGCAGCGCCTGGACCATCGCGCGGAACTCGGCGACGACGGCGGTGGGGTCGTGGCGCACCGCGGCGGAGGCCAGCCGCGGATCGGGCGCGAAGAAGCCCAGCGTGTTGTAGCCCCAGTAGTTGCGCAGGCCGGTGCCGAAGAGATGCGGCTCGTCGACGGCAAACTGCACCGGCAGCAGCGACAGCGTGGTCACGCCGAGCCGCTTGAAATGCGCGATCGCGGCCGGATGCGCGAGCGCGGCGTAGCTCCCGCGCAGCGCCTCCGGGATCTCCGGATGGCGCATCGAGAAGCCCTTCACGTGGACTTCGTAGAGCACGACGTCCTGCGGCGCATGACGCGGCGCACTCGCACGCGGGCTCGGGCCGGCGAGCGGCGCGGCGACACGCGCCTTCAGCGCGGTCGCGCCGTTGTCGCGCTCGTCCAGCGCGAAAGGGCCGTCGGCGTGACCGAAGGGATAACCGTGGTCTTCGGGCAGGTTGCGGAACTCGCCGACGATCTCGCGCGCATACGGATCCAGCAGCAACTTGCCGGCATTGAAGCGATGGCCCTCGCGCGGCGCGTGCGGGCCGTACGCGCGCAGGCCATAGCGCTGACCTGCCTGCACGCCCGAGAGGAAGCCGGTCCACACGCCGTCGACCGGACCGTGCAGCGCATGGCGCGCCAGTTCTGTCGTGCCGGCTTCGTCGTAGAGGCACACCTCGACGCGCGACGCATGCGCGGAGAACACGGCGAAGTTGACTCCGCCGTCGCGGACGGTGGCGCCCAGCGGTTCATGGCGGCCAGGCGCCGGCGATGCGGACAGGACGGAAGGAGCGCTCATTCGAAACGTCGCGGGAAGAGGTGGAGAGGTCGTCGCCGGCTCAGGCCGGCACCAGGAAGATCGTCGCCAGCGGCGGCAGCGTCAAGGTGATGGTGGGGTCGTCGTCTGGCGCGGTGAACGGATGCGACGGATCCGTTGCGCCGACGGTGCCGTCGACGGCGGCATCGCTGCCGCCATAGATCGCCGCATCGGTGTTCAGCACCACGCGCCAGCGGCCGCCGTGCGGCAATGGCAGCCGGTAGTCGACGCGCGTGATCGGCGTGAAGTGGCTGACTGCGACGACGCCGGCCCGTTCCGCTCCCTCGCCGCCGCGCCGGACCCACGCAAAGACCGAATGCTGCAGATCGTCCTTGACCAACCACTCGAAGCCATCGCGCTCGCCGTCGAGGCGATGCAGCGCGGGCCAGTCGCGATAGAGCCGGTTGAGGTCCCCGATCAGCCGCTGCACGCCGGCATGGCGCGGATCGCCGAGCAGGTCCCAGGGCAACGCGCGTTCGAAGTTCCACTCGTCGCGCTGCGCGAACTCCTGGCCCATGAACAGCAGCTTCTTGCCGGGGTGCGCCCACATGAAGCCGAAGTACGCACGCAGCTGTGCGAAGCGCTGCGCGTCGGCGTGGACGGCGGGATCGCCGCCCTCGCCCGGCATCTTGCACAGCAGCGATCCCTTCCCATGCACCACCTCGTCGTGAGACAGCGGCAGCTGGAAGTTCTCGCTGAACGCGTAGACCAGGCCGAAGCTCATCTTCTCGTGATGCCACGAGCGGTGGATGGGCTGCTCGCGCATGTAGTGCAGCGTGTCGTTCATCCAGCCCATGTTCCACTTGTAGTGGAAGCCCAGGCCGCCGACCGAGGTCGGCGCGGACACGAGCGGGAACGCGGTCGACTCCTCGGCGATCGTGATCACGCCGGGCGCCTCGCGGCCGAGCACCTCGTTGAGGCGCTTGAACAGCGCGATGGCCTCGAGGTTCTCCGTGCCGCCGTGGATGTTGGGGATCCACTCGCCCTGAGGGCGCGAGTAGTCGCGGTACAGCATCGACGCGACCGCGTCGACGCGCAGGCCGTCGACGCCGTAGCGCTCGGCCCAGAACAGCGCGGCGCCGCACAGGAACTGCTGCACCTGCGGCTTGCCGAAGTCGTAGATCAGCGTGTGCCAGTCGCGGTGCCAGCCCTCGCGCGGGTCGGCGTATTCGTAGAGCGGCGTGCCGTCGAACTTCGCCAGGCCGTGCGGGTCCTCGGGGAAATGCGCCGGGACGAAATCGAGCAGTACGCCGAGTCCGGCCGCATGGCAGGCGTCGACGAAGCGGTGCAGGCCGTCGGGTGCGCCCAGCCGCGCGGTCGGCGCATGCAGGCCCAGCGTCTGGTAGCCCCATGAGCCGTCGAAAGGGAACTCGGTGATCGGCATCAGCTCCACATGCGTGAAGCCGAGCCCGGCCACGTACGGCGGGAGCTCGCGCGCAAGGAAGTCCCAATCAGGAAACGCGCCATTGCCGCCATCGCCTGCGCCCTCGCGGAGGTCGTCCCGACGCCACGACATCGCGTGGACCTCGTACACGCTCACCGGCGCGTCGCGACGATTGAGCGCGGCGCGCCCTGGCGGCAACGGATGCGCCGCGGGCAGTCCTTCGATGATGCTCGCGTTGTCCGGCCTCAGCTGCGCGCGGAACGCGTAGGGATCGGCCTTCAGCGGCAGCACGGTGCCGTCCGGCCCGGTGATCTCGTACTTGTAGAACTGGCCCTGCGATGCGGCCGGCACGAAGACTTCCCAGATGCCGGCGTCATGCTCATCGCGACGGCGCATCGGATGCGCGGCGCCCGACCAGCCGTTGAAGTCGCCGACGACGGCGACGCGCGACGCCCGCGGCGCCCACACGGCGAAACGCACGCCGGACTCGCCCGCCACGACGACGGGATGCGCGCCCAGCCACAGCCAGGGACGCGGATGCCCGCCGCGCGCGAGCAGCGCGAGATCGGCGTCGGGCAGCAGCGTCGTCATCGAAGGCGGCCTCTCGTTCGTGGTTCAGTCCAGGCCTCAGCCCAGCCTCTTCACCGACCAGACGCGATCGACGTACTCCTCGATCGTGCGGTCCGACGAGAACATCCCCATGCCGGCGATGTTCAGCGCCACGCGCTGGTGCCAGGCCGCCGGGTCGCGGAACAGCGCGTCGACCTCACGCTGCGCGCGCAGGTAGTCGGCGAAGTCCGCCATCAGCAGGTACTGGTCTTCGCCGAGCAGCTTGTCGATCAGCGTGCGGTAGCGGCCGGGATCGCCTTGCGAGAACTCGCCGCGCGCGATCGCGTCGATGACGTCGAACAGCGCGGGGTTCTGCTCGACGACGCGGCGCGGCTCGTAGCCCGCGCGCTTGAGCGCCTCGACCTTCTCCGTCTTCAGGCCGAAGGTGAACATGTTGCGCTCGCCGAAAGCCTGCGCCATCTCGATGTTGGCGCCGTCCCAGGTGCCTATCGTCAGCGCGCCGTTGAGCGCGAACTTCATGTTCCCCGTGCCCGACGCCTCGGTGCCGGCGGTGGAGATCTGCTCGGACAGGTCGGCGGCGGGGATGATGACCTCGGCCAGCGACACGCCGTAGTTGGGCAGGAAGACCAGCTTGAGCTTGTCACCCACGCGAGGATCGTTGTCGATGACGCGCGCGACGTCATGCGCCAGCTCGATGATGGCCTTCGCCGTCACGTAGGCCGACGCGGCCTTGCCCGCGATCACCACGGTGCGCGGCACCCAGTCCGCCGTCGGGTTGGCGACGATCGCCTGATAGCGGCTGATCACGTGGAGCAGGTTCAGCAGCTGGCGCTTGTACTCGTGGATGCGCTTGATCTGGACGTCGAACAGGCTGTCGACGTTGATCGTCACACCGAGTTCGCGCTGGACGCGTGCGGCCAGGCGCTGCTTGTTGACGCGCTTGACGGCGAGCAGCGCCTCGCCGAGCCCGACGTCGGCGGCCAGCGGACGGAGCTGTTCCAGCTCGTCCAGGCGCCGGCGCCAGCCGGTGCCGATGCGCTCGTCCAGCAGCGCCGACAGGCCCGGGTTCGCCTGCTGCAGCCAGCGGCGCGGCGTCACGCCGTTGG
This genomic stretch from Mitsuaria sp. 7 harbors:
- the glgB gene encoding 1,4-alpha-glucan branching protein GlgB; translated protein: MTTLLPDADLALLARGGHPRPWLWLGAHPVVVAGESGVRFAVWAPRASRVAVVGDFNGWSGAAHPMRRRDEHDAGIWEVFVPAASQGQFYKYEITGPDGTVLPLKADPYAFRAQLRPDNASIIEGLPAAHPLPPGRAALNRRDAPVSVYEVHAMSWRRDDLREGAGDGGNGAFPDWDFLARELPPYVAGLGFTHVELMPITEFPFDGSWGYQTLGLHAPTARLGAPDGLHRFVDACHAAGLGVLLDFVPAHFPEDPHGLAKFDGTPLYEYADPREGWHRDWHTLIYDFGKPQVQQFLCGAALFWAERYGVDGLRVDAVASMLYRDYSRPQGEWIPNIHGGTENLEAIALFKRLNEVLGREAPGVITIAEESTAFPLVSAPTSVGGLGFHYKWNMGWMNDTLHYMREQPIHRSWHHEKMSFGLVYAFSENFQLPLSHDEVVHGKGSLLCKMPGEGGDPAVHADAQRFAQLRAYFGFMWAHPGKKLLFMGQEFAQRDEWNFERALPWDLLGDPRHAGVQRLIGDLNRLYRDWPALHRLDGERDGFEWLVKDDLQHSVFAWVRRGGEGAERAGVVAVSHFTPITRVDYRLPLPHGGRWRVVLNTDAAIYGGSDAAVDGTVGATDPSHPFTAPDDDPTITLTLPPLATIFLVPA
- the glgX gene encoding glycogen debranching protein GlgX; its protein translation is MSAPSVLSASPAPGRHEPLGATVRDGGVNFAVFSAHASRVEVCLYDEAGTTELARHALHGPVDGVWTGFLSGVQAGQRYGLRAYGPHAPREGHRFNAGKLLLDPYAREIVGEFRNLPEDHGYPFGHADGPFALDERDNGATALKARVAAPLAGPSPRASAPRHAPQDVVLYEVHVKGFSMRHPEIPEALRGSYAALAHPAAIAHFKRLGVTTLSLLPVQFAVDEPHLFGTGLRNYWGYNTLGFFAPDPRLASAAVRHDPTAVVAEFRAMVQALHEAELEVVLDVVYNHTPEGNEWGPTLSLRGLDQKSYYRLQADDPSRMENLTACGNTVNVEHPRVAQLVLDSLRFWVGEMGVDGFRFDLAPVLGRTAAGHDPQAAFYTALRQDPLLSQVHLIAEPWDAGPDGYQLGRFPGRFMEWNDKFRDAARGFWLGHGPDGQAVTRGEFARRFTASSDVFHPQGRGDEWRQRSPLAAVNFLAVHDGYTLNDLVSYSRKHNEANGEDNRDGRDGELCGNFGVEGPTDDPAIREARERARRGMLATLLLSQGTPMLYSGDEFGNGQGGNNNAYCQDNEIGWLDWPQADEALIAFTAELTRLRRAHPLLRHAQWFTAPGCVPEPPPAQGAATLRWFHPDGHEMREHEWNDGCQSTVAALLGDGRERLLLLANPDAQAVRFALPAAGEGRGEGAPPWRLLIDSSGELTPMPLSDDALIAPARSLLLCAAPSSLS